GGCTTGGCGCGACGGGGCGCGGAGGTGAAGTCCACGCCGAACAGCAGCGGCCTCATTCCGGGCTCCTCGATGCGGCGCAAGCGGTGCGGCCCTCAGCGCGCACCGGCGCCCCGCGCCGCGCTGCAGATGGTGTTGAAGTGGATCGTCACCGTGTCCTCGATCGGCTGCGCGTAGCCGCCGGCCATCGCCACCGCGACCGGCACGCCGGCGGCGCTGCACGCGCCGAGCACGCGTTCGTCGCGCAGGCGCAGGCCGTCGATGCTCAGCGCGAGGCGGCCGAGGCGGTCGCCGGCGTAGGGGTCCGCGCCGGCGAGGTAGATCACCAGCTCAGGCCGGGCGCGCGTGAAGACAATGTCGAGCGCCGCGTCGAGCGCGGCGAGGTAGGCCTCGTCGCCGGTGTCGTCCGGCAGCTCGACGTCGAGGTCGCTCACCTGCTTGCGGAAGGGGAAGTTCTTGGCGCCATGCAGGCTGCAGGTAAACACCTCGGGGGTGTCGGCGAGGATGGTGGCGGTGCCGTCGCCCTGGTGCACGTCGCAATCGACGATCGCGATGCGTCCTGCGCGGCCCTCGGCGCGCATCGCCAGCGCGGCGATGGCGGCGTCGTTGAACACGCAGAAGCCCGAGCCGAAATCGCGGTGCGCATGATGCGTGCCGCCGGCGAGATTGGCCGCGCAGGCGCTGCCGCCCTCGCGCTCGAGCGCGCTGCGGCAGGCGGCCAGCGTGGCCCCGGCCGAGCGCCGCGAGCGCTCGACCATCGCAGCGCTCCACGGGAAACCGATGCGCCGCACTTCCGCGGCATCGAGCGTGCCGCCGGCGACGCGGGCGAGGTAGCCGGCGTCGTGGGCGCGCAGGATCTCGGTGTCGCTGGCGGCGGCGGGGACGCGGAAGTCGTCATCGGCGAACAGGCCGCTCTCGAGCAGGCGCGCGCGCAGGCGAGAGTACTTCTCCATCGGAAAGCGATGGCCCTCGGGCAGGGGCAGGACGAAATGGTCGGCGTAGTACAGCTTCAAGGTGGGCGGCTTCCGGTTGAGCCCGCTCGGGGCGGCGGGGGCGTCGGCGGGCGCTTCGTTCCCGCGCGCCTTGGGACCCGGCGCGCGGCATTCAGTTTCGAAGCTCAGACCTCGAGTGCGCGCACCTTCACCTTCCTGCCCTTGAGCTTGCCCGCCGACAGGCGGCGCACCGCATCGCGCGCGATCGCACGCTCGACGGCGACATAGGTGAGCTGGTCGGTGACGGTGATCTTGCCGACCTGCTCGCGTGCGAAGCCGGCCTCGCCGGTGAGCGCGCCGAGCACGTCCGCGGGGCGGATCTTGTCCTTGCGCCCGCCCAGGATCAGCAGGGTGACCATCGGCGCGAGCAGCGGCTGCGGGGCGTCGTCCTGCATCTCGTCGAGCGCGTGCCACTCGGGTTCGAAGCCCATCATCTGCGCGATCCCTGCGACTCGGCGCCTGTCCGCGCTGCTGCACAGGTTCAGCGCCCAGCCGTCCTCGTCGCCGCGGCCGGTGCGGCCGATGCGGTGGATGTGGATTTCCGGATCGGGGGTGACGTCGACGTTGATCACCGCTTCGAGCCGGGCAATGTCCAGCCCGCGGGCGGCGACGTCGGTGGCGACCAGCACCGAGCAGCTGCGGTTGGCGAACTGGATCAGCACCTGGTCGCGCTCGCGCTGCTCCATCTCGCCGTTGAGGGCGAGGGCGGCGAAGCCCTGGGCGCGCAGCAGCTCGACGAGGTCGCGGCATTGCTGGCGGGTGTTGCAGAAGGCCAGCGTGCTGAGCGGGCGGTAGTGGCGCAGCAGCCGTCCGACCGCCTCCAGCCGCGCGGCGTGCTCGACCTCGTAGAAGCGTTGGCGGATCTTGCCGTGGGCGTGCTGCTCGAGCAGCTTCACTTCCCGCGGCTGGCGCAGGAAGCGCGCGGCCAGTCGCGCGATGCCCTCGGGGTAGGTGGCGGAGAACAGCAGGGTCTGGCGTGCCGACGGGCAACGGCTGGCGACGAAGGCGATGTCGTCGTGGAAACCCATGTCCAGCATGCGGTCGGCCTCGTCCAGCACCAGGGTGTCGAGGGCGTCGAGCGCCAGGCTGCCGCGCTCGAGGTGGTCCATGATGCGCCCGGGCGTGCCGACCACGACATGGGCGCCGTGCGCCAGGCTCTCGCGCTGCGGCCGCATCGGCGTGCCGCCGCACAGCGACAGCACCTTGATGTTGGCCTCGAAGCGCGCCAGGCGGCGGATCTCCTGCGTGACCTGGTCGGCGAGCTCGCGGGTCGGGCACAGCACCATGGCCTGCACGGCGAGCTTGCGCACATCGAGCCGGGCGAGCAGCGGCAGGGCGAAGGCCGCGGTCTTGCCGCTGCCGGTCTTCGCCTGCGCGATGAGATCGTGCCCGGCGAGCGCCAGCGGCAGG
This genomic stretch from Thauera sp. GDN1 harbors:
- a CDS encoding histone deacetylase; its protein translation is MKLYYADHFVLPLPEGHRFPMEKYSRLRARLLESGLFADDDFRVPAAASDTEILRAHDAGYLARVAGGTLDAAEVRRIGFPWSAAMVERSRRSAGATLAACRSALEREGGSACAANLAGGTHHAHRDFGSGFCVFNDAAIAALAMRAEGRAGRIAIVDCDVHQGDGTATILADTPEVFTCSLHGAKNFPFRKQVSDLDVELPDDTGDEAYLAALDAALDIVFTRARPELVIYLAGADPYAGDRLGRLALSIDGLRLRDERVLGACSAAGVPVAVAMAGGYAQPIEDTVTIHFNTICSAARGAGAR
- the dbpA gene encoding ATP-dependent RNA helicase DbpA encodes the protein MLDTLRQLDYRTMTPIQAASLPLALAGHDLIAQAKTGSGKTAAFALPLLARLDVRKLAVQAMVLCPTRELADQVTQEIRRLARFEANIKVLSLCGGTPMRPQRESLAHGAHVVVGTPGRIMDHLERGSLALDALDTLVLDEADRMLDMGFHDDIAFVASRCPSARQTLLFSATYPEGIARLAARFLRQPREVKLLEQHAHGKIRQRFYEVEHAARLEAVGRLLRHYRPLSTLAFCNTRQQCRDLVELLRAQGFAALALNGEMEQRERDQVLIQFANRSCSVLVATDVAARGLDIARLEAVINVDVTPDPEIHIHRIGRTGRGDEDGWALNLCSSADRRRVAGIAQMMGFEPEWHALDEMQDDAPQPLLAPMVTLLILGGRKDKIRPADVLGALTGEAGFAREQVGKITVTDQLTYVAVERAIARDAVRRLSAGKLKGRKVKVRALEV